AAGGATGTCTACGCACACCTGTAAAGGATGTCCCCGGTCCGCACACGGGGGAGGAAAGAGCACAGGTACCCTCTCCACTCCATGGGAGCACCCTCCCGTTCGCTCGTCGTGGTAGTCGCCGCAGCCGTCGCCGTCGCTCTGTTGGGTCCGCCGGCACTCGGCGACACGGGCCGCCAGCGACTCGTCATCCATGGGACCGGCGACGTCGACGTCAGCCCGACGCTGACCAATCGCTTCCGCGTCGAGGGCTACGAGGTGGCCTGGCAGCGCCTCGACGGACTCTTCCTTCGGGACCACTTGACCATCATCAACCTGGAGTGTGTCCCGTCGACGCTCGGCTTCCCGATCCCGAAGGAGACGAACCTGCGCTGCGACCTCGACGCTCTCCCGGCGATGCGCACCGCCGGCGTCGACGTGGTCAGTCAGGCGAACAACCATGCGGGCGACTACGGACCTAGCGCCCTGGTCGACGGGATCGCCAACCTGAGGGCAGCAGGCCTGGTCACGGTCGGGTCAGGGGCGAATCTCGTCGAGGCGATGGCTCCAGGCATCGTCGACGTGGGCGGATGGCGGATCGCCATCGTCGGCCTCACGACGGTGTCGGGATACGCGGTCGGCGAGCCGGGCGGAGCGTGGTTCGCCTCATCCGATCAGCCGGGCGTCGCCTACGCCTCCATGGAGAACATCGCCACGGCCGTCGGCGCCGCAAGGGAAGCGGCCGACATCGTCATCGTGACCGTCCACTGGGGGAACGAGGGCGTGGGGTATCCCGATCACGGCGATCGGTTGCGAGCCGGGGCCATGATCGCCGCCGGTGCCGATGTGATCCTCGGCCACCACTCACACCGTCTCCAGCCCTTGGAGGTCATCGGCGGCGTCCCGGTGTTCTGGAGCCTCGGGAACTTCGTGTGGCCCGACATGGGCCCGGCGAGCTCCACCACCGGAATCGCCGAGATCATCGTCGAACCAGACGGGACCATCCACGCGCGAATCATCCCCGCCTACATCGAGTCCCACGGCCAGCCGGTCCTCCGCGGCCACCCCGACTGGACCCTGCGAGCCGATCGCGCCCTCATCCGGTAGCCCACTGCCGTTCGCCCCGGCCGTACTCACTGCAGGCTGCACGCTGCACGCTGCACGCGTGGTGCGACGGAGTCGCACCACATAAATCGCTACCTGTGTCACCATCGGGTCAAGGACCGAGAGTCGTAGCCGTAGAGTTGATATTCGCGATCTACTCGCTAGGGTGCCCCACCCGATATGGCTCTCTCCGGGCCGAAGACCGGACGAAAGCAGGATGACGACCATGACCTCGCAGATCACCGGACGCCGCATCGCCAGCGCGGTGGTGGCGATCGCCCTCCTCGCGAGCACCGCGCCCGCCGCCCTCGCCAACCATCAGGGTCCTCGGGACGGCTCCCGCCACAAGTACGGCGACATGATCGCTTGGGATATGACCTTCCCCGTCGCCGGCGAGTACCACTACAGCGACTCCTTCTGGGCGAACCGCGGCGGCGGCCTCCACCACGCCCAGGACGTGATGGCCGCCAAGATGGTCCCGGTCGTCGCTGCCAACGCCGGCACCATCATCCGCATCAACGGCAGCAGCGTCTCCGGATCGACCGGCCCCTCCAACCGCTGCTGCACCCTGGCCATCCGCCACGACGACGGATGGGAGACCGTTTACATCCACCTCAACAACGACACCCCCGGCACCAACGACAACCAGGGCTGGGGCATTGCTCCGGGCCTCGCCGTCGGGCAGCGGGTCAGTGCCGGCCAGCACATCGCCTGGGTCGGCGACAGTGGTAACGCCGAGAACGGTTCGCCCCACCTGCACTTCGAGCTGTGGACCGACGAGAAGGTCGCCGTCAACCCGTTCAACGCGATGCGCACCGCCGAAGGTCGCGCCCCCGCCGCCGTCGCATGCACCGTCGCCAGCGCCGGGGATCTGAGCAGCCTGTTCAACGCGTCGAGCTCGCTCCGTGAGGGTGCCCGAGGCGACGCGGTGCTAGCACTCCAACGGTTCCTCAAGGCGATCGGTGCGCCCGTCGGCAGCGTCGACGGGGTCTACGGTCCGAACACTGCCAGCGCGGTGCGCCACTTCCAGACGGTGCGTGGCCTGACCGTGGACGGCATCGTCGGATCGCAGTCGAGGTCTGAGATCTCGGCGCTGAACTCGATCCTGCCCGCCACCTCGGCCCTGGCTACCACCTCGAGGACGCTCCGACCGGGCGATCGTGGTGCCGACGTCAAGAACCTCCAGCAGCTGCTCCACGTGGCCGGGAACAGCCCGGGCACTGCCGACGGCGTCTACGGACCGAAGACCGAAGCCGCGGTGAGCGCCTTCCAGCGGGAGCGCAACATAACCGCCGACGGCAAGGTGGGTCCGCAGACCCGAAGCGCCCTGTCGGCGTTCCTCGGCCTCGACGGCATCACCCCCTGCACCTAACGGACGGCAAGCGGCAGACGGCAGACGCATACAGTGGTTGACATGCGTGGCGTGCTCGCTCTGATGGCCTCGGCAGCCCTGCTGGTCGTGAGTTGCTCCGCTGATGGATCTCGCGCCTACCTGGAGACGGTCGCCGACATCAACGCCCGGATGGAGGCAGGTACCTTCGCCGCACTCCCCCGCGATGCCGAGCCGACCTGGAGAGCGATCACCGCCGTGGTCGCAGTGCGGGAGGCTGCCGTAGCTGAGCTGCGGGCCCTGGAGCCACCGGAGAGCCTGGAGATCGAGCACGAGGTGTACACCATATCGCTGCAGGTGCTGGTGGCAGAGAGCCGTCGGTTCCTCGACAGCACTGCCGACCTCGACGACACCGGGTTCCTCGTCGCCCTGGGTGAGTCGGTGGATCTCGAGGTGCTCGCCGGCGCCGTGGCCCGGGCGTGCTCGGCGCTCCAGTCGGCCG
This genomic window from Acidimicrobiia bacterium contains:
- a CDS encoding peptidoglycan-binding protein is translated as MTTMTSQITGRRIASAVVAIALLASTAPAALANHQGPRDGSRHKYGDMIAWDMTFPVAGEYHYSDSFWANRGGGLHHAQDVMAAKMVPVVAANAGTIIRINGSSVSGSTGPSNRCCTLAIRHDDGWETVYIHLNNDTPGTNDNQGWGIAPGLAVGQRVSAGQHIAWVGDSGNAENGSPHLHFELWTDEKVAVNPFNAMRTAEGRAPAAVACTVASAGDLSSLFNASSSLREGARGDAVLALQRFLKAIGAPVGSVDGVYGPNTASAVRHFQTVRGLTVDGIVGSQSRSEISALNSILPATSALATTSRTLRPGDRGADVKNLQQLLHVAGNSPGTADGVYGPKTEAAVSAFQRERNITADGKVGPQTRSALSAFLGLDGITPCT
- a CDS encoding CapA family protein; protein product: MGAPSRSLVVVVAAAVAVALLGPPALGDTGRQRLVIHGTGDVDVSPTLTNRFRVEGYEVAWQRLDGLFLRDHLTIINLECVPSTLGFPIPKETNLRCDLDALPAMRTAGVDVVSQANNHAGDYGPSALVDGIANLRAAGLVTVGSGANLVEAMAPGIVDVGGWRIAIVGLTTVSGYAVGEPGGAWFASSDQPGVAYASMENIATAVGAAREAADIVIVTVHWGNEGVGYPDHGDRLRAGAMIAAGADVILGHHSHRLQPLEVIGGVPVFWSLGNFVWPDMGPASSTTGIAEIIVEPDGTIHARIIPAYIESHGQPVLRGHPDWTLRADRALIR